CAGAACAACCGGGTAGACAGCATCATTTACTATCCATTCCTTGTTCCAAGCAATGTAACCATGCAGCTGGTGTTTTACCCGACGGACGATAGCACCGCCATCCCCAACCTGAAAGTAAACCAGGTGAAACTGTCGCTGGATCCGGATGATTTCTCAGGCGGGTGGACCTTCAATGCGAGCTACCTGAAGGTAGGAACCGATGAGGTATACCTGGCTTCAGTGAACACTGCGGCGCTACCTACAGACACCACCATTTTCTTCCGATATTTCATGCAGGATGAGGATCACACACAGGTCACCCAGATCCCGACGGATGATTATGTGTATGAATACAAAACCTATTTTTCATTCCGGGTCAAACCTTAACACATGAAGGCTACAATCAAAACGACCATGTTGCTGGGTACGCTCTGCGCAATGATCGCCTGTAAGAAAGACGATGTAACGATCAGTGAAGTGCCTGAGATCTCGGTTGAGTCCGTAAGTCCGGTTGCCGTGCAAGAGTTTAAGGATTCGATCGTCTTCACTGTCTCCTACAAGGATGGCGACGGTGACCTCGGCGAGAACACAGCGGGGGTTGAAAACCTTTTTATTAAGGATACCCGGAACGATGTGGTATTCGGTTACCGGATACCGCAACTGGCCCCGGACGGATCTACGATCGCCATCCAGGGTCGATTGCGCGTTACATTGAACAGTACCAGCATCACCGATCAGTCCGCCTCCCAACAGGTGGTATATGAAGTGTACGCAGTTGACCGTGCCGGGCACACAAGCAATGTCGCCACTACCTCTGCGGTGACCGTGATGAAATAACAGCCTGTCATGCGGGAACGCCCATCATTCATTGAAATGCGTACATTCGCATCATCACCGGATCTCACCCCAATGAAACGATTGATTGCCTGCCTGTCGATCCTCTTTTTTTTCAGTTCGTGTTTCCATTATGAACCCGTGGTGGTAAAAGGCATGCGGTCAATGAAAATCACCAAAATGAGTGCGGATGGCATCGAAGGAGAAGTACAGATGGTGATCTTCAACCCGAACAAATTCAGCTTCAAGGTTACCGACTACGACCTGGATATTTACCTGGGTGATATACCCGTGGGGAAAGCCAAGCTGCAGGACAAGGTGAAGGTACATGCCAACAAGGAAGACAGTTACACCTTTCACATCAAGGGCACGTTAGGGCCTATGCTGCTGGCGTCATTGCCGTTGTTGTTATCAATGAAATCCCAGAAATCCACCCGCGTGCAGGCCAAAGGATATGTGAAGGTCAGCTCATGGGGTATCTCTAAAAAGATTGATGTTGATTTGGACGACATGATCAAACTGATGCAATGATGAACTTTCCTTCCCCGGCCGACATCCGGGAGGCTGCCGAACGGATCCGCCCCTATGCGCATCGTACCCCGGTCATGACATCCGCACAGCTGAACCGGCTGGCGGGCTGCGAACTTCATTTCAAATGCGAGAACCTGCAACGGATCGGTGCTTTCAAAATCAGGGGCGCCATCAATGCCGTGTTTTCCCTGAGCGACAGCGAAGCCGCCGGTGGTGTGGCTACCCATTCCAGTGGAAACCATGCACAGGCACTTGCCCTGGCTGCCTCCCTGCGAGGCATCAAGGCCACCATCGTGATGCCCGAGAACGCACCTGCGGTAAAGATCGCTGCGGTGAAGGGCTATGGCGGAAACATCATCTTTTGCAAACCCACACATGAAGCCCGGGAACGAACGCTGCAGGAATTCCTGGATGCTTCGGGCGGCGAGCTCATCCATCCTTATAACGACTTCCGGATCATCACCGGCCAGGCCACTGCCGGCATGGAACTGATCGAAGAGATCGGTGCTCCGGATGCGGTGATTGCCCCGGTAGGCGGTGGCGGACTTTTGTCGGGAACATCCCTTTCCACAACATACTTCGCCCCCGATGCCGATACGTATGGTGCCGAACCGGCACTGGCGGATGACGCATACAGAAGCATCCGGGATGGGATCATTCACCCGCCCCTGCCACCTGCCACCATTGCCGACGGTTTGTTGACCGGACTGGGGGAAAAGACCTTTGCCGTGATCAGTCAACACACCCGACGCATCCTCACCGTGGAAGAAGACACCATCCGGAAAGCCATGCAGTTGCTTATGGAACGAATGAAACTGGTGGTTGAACCCAGCGGTGCCGTGGCCCTGGCGGCCGTGCTTCAACATCCCAAAGAATTCTCAGGAAAAAAAGTGGGTGTGATCATTTCCGGTGGCAACCTGGATTTAAGCCAGATCCCTGTCCTCTTGCAAACAAGCTGACATCCCAGGACAATCGCGCCATCACATCGTTATGAAGTCTGAATGGTTTGGCATGATGGTTGGTTTATCTCTCCAACCATGTCACGATTTATCAACAAATTATCGCTTGTACACAGATTTTTGTTAATAACTACGACAAGGAATCCCCATATCCACCAAAATGCTTCCTTATTTTGCAGTATGGATTGGTACAAAGCGAAATTAAAATTGGTTGCGGGCGCTTTGGCAGTTCTCCCCACTGTTCCCGTTGCATCATTCTCCCAAAGCATCACCCAACCCAAAGATGCTGACAAAACGGAGTTCACCGTTGAACAATTCAACGACTTCGATGCAATTTTCATTGGCAAAATTACTGCGGTGGAAGAAGTGGACAAGGGCTTCTACCTGAAGATCTCCTTCCAGCCTTCAAAGGTATTCAAAGGTTCTTCTGCAGGCCCCATCACCGTATATACCCCTTCCCAAAAAACACACGGATGCGGCATCAAGGCCTTGGCAGGTGAATCCTGGCTGGTCCTGGCCGAACCCGAAACGGATACCCCCGATCGTCTGACCACATCTTACTGTGTTGGAAGTTCGAAAAAGCTAACCAACAACCCTGTCATCAAAGAGATTGAATTTCTATCCGAACAGCGTGGAGGCTACTTCGAGTGGAAGTATGCAAACGGCAAAGTCGGAGGCCGCGGAGAAATGGTTGAAGGAAAACCCAACGGAGACTGGGAATACTACTATCCCGATGGGTTTTTGAAGAGCAAGGGTATATACACCAATGGCCTGAAGGAAGGAGAATGGTCTTACTACGGTCCTTCCAAACTGCTCTATAAAATGAACAATGACCTTGATGTACTGAAAAACATCATGGACAGTTTATGGCTTACACCCACCACTGCCAAACACCTTGCCGAATCCGGCAACTATAAACTGGAACCGGTTTATGAAGATACCTCCAAAC
The DNA window shown above is from Flavobacteriales bacterium and carries:
- a CDS encoding LEA type 2 family protein encodes the protein MKRLIACLSILFFFSSCFHYEPVVVKGMRSMKITKMSADGIEGEVQMVIFNPNKFSFKVTDYDLDIYLGDIPVGKAKLQDKVKVHANKEDSYTFHIKGTLGPMLLASLPLLLSMKSQKSTRVQAKGYVKVSSWGISKKIDVDLDDMIKLMQ
- a CDS encoding pyridoxal-phosphate dependent enzyme, which codes for MMNFPSPADIREAAERIRPYAHRTPVMTSAQLNRLAGCELHFKCENLQRIGAFKIRGAINAVFSLSDSEAAGGVATHSSGNHAQALALAASLRGIKATIVMPENAPAVKIAAVKGYGGNIIFCKPTHEARERTLQEFLDASGGELIHPYNDFRIITGQATAGMELIEEIGAPDAVIAPVGGGGLLSGTSLSTTYFAPDADTYGAEPALADDAYRSIRDGIIHPPLPPATIADGLLTGLGEKTFAVISQHTRRILTVEEDTIRKAMQLLMERMKLVVEPSGAVALAAVLQHPKEFSGKKVGVIISGGNLDLSQIPVLLQTS